In Erigeron canadensis isolate Cc75 chromosome 1, C_canadensis_v1, whole genome shotgun sequence, a single window of DNA contains:
- the LOC122609728 gene encoding two-component response regulator ORR21-like, with protein sequence MTTVNSFGSGSGSVSCKPEKGVSDQFPIGLRVLVVDDDVICLKILEQMLRRCSYHVTTCSQATIALNLLRERKGCFDVVLSDVHMPDMDGFKLLELVGLEMDLPVIMISADGRTNLVLRGIRHGACDYLIKPIRQEQLKNIWQHVIRKKWNENKDHEHSGSVDDKDHHKLGGDDNDYASSVNEGGGGILTSHKKRRSIKEEDDGELETEDPGSSKKPRVVWSVELHQQFVNAVNQLGIDKAVPKRILELMNVPGLTRENVASHLQKFRLYLKRLSGMSQQGGSPNSFCGSIEQNPKIGLYGRFEIQALAASGQIPPQTLAALHAELLGRPTGNIGLPLIDHQPLLQPSKCIPVDHIVSCSQPPSSSVVKKIPQPVIEDVHSGLGSWHSNNMVSNHSGVGGQNGNNMLIGMMQSQSQQLQKQSITVQPSRLVVPAQSSTSFQAGISGTSVNQITNFNKGSQINYSLVLPRSDGSLNGVGQRPERDTNTKITGCPVDTEDRTHGQSGQTLGEKQISFGKSSQKLDQGPLRNLGFVGKGTSIPSRFAVYEAESLSSSNLYHGDNNGGGGKRVKQEPNNEFIENSKVGGMPITHRISQNDLMSVFSD encoded by the exons ATGACAACAGTGAACAGTTTCGGATCCGGGTCCGGGTCGGTTAGTTGTAAACCCGAAAAGGGTGTTTCGGATCAGTTTCCAATTGGGCTAAGAGttcttgttgttgatgatgatgttatTTGTTTAAAGATTTTGGAACAGATGCTTAGAAGATGCTCATATCATG TTACGACATGCTCCCAGGCTACTATTGCTTTGAATTTACTGAGGGAAAGGAAAGGCTGCTTTGATGTGGTGCTGAGCGATGTACATATGCCTGATATGGATGGCTTTAAACTTCTTGAGCTTGTTGGCTTGGAAATGGACCTTCCTGTTATTA TGATATCAGCGGATGGAAGAACTAACCTTGTCTTAAGGGGAATTAGACATGGGGCATGTGATTACTTGATCAAGCCTATACGTCAAGAACAGTTGAAGAATATATGGCAGCATGTTATAAGGAAAAAGTGGAACGAAAATAAAGACCATGAACATTCTGGAAGTGTGGATGACAAGGACCACCACAAACTAGGTGGTGATGACAATGATTATGCCTCTTCTGTAAATGAAGGAGGGGGAGGGATTTTGACATCTCATAAAAAACGGAGAAGtattaaagaagaagatgatggaGAACTAGAAACCGAGGACCCTGGTTCATCAAAAAAGCCACGTGTCGTGTGGTCTGTGGAGTTGCATCAGCAATTTGTTAATGCCGTGAATCAACTTGGAATTGATA AGGCGGTACCGAAGAGAATTCTTGAATTGATGAATGTTCCTGGTTTGACCCGAGAAAATGTTGCAAGTCATCTGCAG aaaTTTAGATTATATTTGAAGAGATTAAGTGGTATGTCCCAGCAAGGAGGTAGCCCTAATTCGTTTTGCGGGTCAATAgaacaaaatccaaaaataggtTTGTATGGAAGATTTGAGATCCAAGCATTGGCGGCCTCTGGTCAAATCCCTCCTCAAACACTGGCAGCACTCCATGCAGAGCTCTTAGGGCGGCCAACTGGTAATATAGGGTTGCCGTTAATTGACCATCAACCGCTCTTGCAGCCCTCTAAATGCATTCCTGTGGATCATATCGTGTCATGTAGTCAACCACCTTCATCAAGTGTTGTAAAAAAAATCCCGCAGCCAGTCATAGAAGATGTGCATTCTGGGTTAGGCTCATGGCATTCTAACAACATGGTCAGTAATCACAGTGGAGTGGGTGGTCAAAATGGAAATAACATGTTAATCGGTATGAtgcaaagtcaaagtcaacagcTTCAGAAACAATCAATTACTGTTCAGCCTTCTCGTCTTGTGGTCCCAGCTCAATCTTCCACTAGTTTTCAGGCAGGAATTAGTGGTACTTCGGTAAATCAGATCACTAACTTTAATAAAGGTTCCCAAATCAACTACAGTCTTGTATTACCTCGATCTGATGGTTCGTTAAATGGTGTTGGTCAAAGGCCCGAAAGGGATACAAATACGAAAATAACTGGTTGTCCAGTAGATACTGAGGACAGAACTCATGGTCAAAGTGGTCAAACTTTAGGCGAGAAACAAATTTCGTTTGGTAAATCCTCTCAAAAGCTTGATCAGGGACCTCTGAGAAATCTCGGGTTCGTGGGTAAAGGGACTTCAATTCCAAGCCGGTTTGCTGTGTATGAAGCTGAATCTCTATCAAGCAGCAACCTGTATCATGGGGAtaataatggtggtggtggaaagAGAGTCAAACAGGAGCCAAATAATGAGTTTATAGAGAATTCTAAAGTGGGAGGAATGCCGATCACGCATCGTATCTCTCAAAATGATCTCATGAGTGTCTTCTCTGACTAG
- the LOC122592004 gene encoding receptor-like protein EIX2 has translation MGFSRTLISLAFDCLSLIVLLLDKVARNVYAQITALLKASKSNSSDDYMHVIDPNKIHVARSSQRDLAIYDLQLIFVDSGLLNDDYISAPFGTSSNTMMMMTSSNVTCIERERESLLTFKRTLSDGLNRLSTWTGVECCEWQGVGCDKRNGHVVKLDLRTPVSSTGDYDFVNTDNWISGEVSSSLLNLNHLRYLDMSLNNFTGQIPEFLGSFKYLEYLNLSFSGFSGIVPHHLGNLSRLQYLDLSMDRYYYLSYIPGPYYYDSPLLVDDIWWVSSISSLKHLDLSGISIGEHTDWFHSLNMLPSLLKLKLAFCDINYIPSIKFINFTSLNSLDLSKNGMDSTIPVWLSNLTELIHLNLYYNNFHGRIPDHIGTLSSLAFIDLSSNSFDSSLPVQFSNLSSLVFLDLSYNMFHGLFPSDVTFCNLSIIVLSENNFAEDLPSFIRNMLPDCLRNSLKDLDLRGNQFSGSIPDKFGEYRKLEHLILSENTLSGPMPSSLGGLSSLRVLDFFNNSLSGNIPTTFGLLSSLEELILNSNQLSGIIPGSLGLLSRLEKLNLAGNHFLSGNVPTSLGQLSNLEYLDVSWNSLVGELSENHFTRMKNLTFLHLTSNSLRLNVSFGWIPPFQLQHFDASFCNIGPQFPNWLQTQENLEQLYLSNSSIRDMIPEWFENVSSHIWYLDLSHNQIYGKLPKFHNTKYLFLNSNKFEGSFDLFPSYVINLELSDNLLSGHVPYTNATTNPDLNFVKLSNNRLTGSFPVHLCKVLSILVLDLSNNKFSGVFPPCLGNLSGLESLDLSENNITGALPSSLGYLPQLMSLHLYSNRLEGNLPTSLQNSTKLVTMDLGNNLFTGNIPLWIGEKLLNLRTLTLQLNKFMGKIPQQLCQLIFLQYLNLAHNNITGRIPLCFGNLSGMITNKHEEYYSGSAFYQENIWASTKGTQLQYTKNIQFLTSLDLSSNMIIGEIPYLLMNLAGLQNLNLSGNLLQGKIPVTIGNLKEVESLDLSMNKLTGPVPQSLTGLNFLSHLNLSFNNLSGPIPTGSQLQTLNDSSIYKGNIGLCGPPLSRSCKGNDSSYNDVEEIKGQDDTEGLWFYVGMGPGFAVGFIGLLGSLHFIKSWRIAYFETLEDVYGWLILSIQLNLARLRRKLF, from the exons ATGGGATTCAGTCGAACATTAATATCTTTGGCATTTGATTGTCTTTCCCTCATTGTACTACTATTGGATAAGGTGGCCAGGAATGTTTACGCACAGATAACTGCACTACTGAAGGCAAGTAAGTCAAATTCTTCAGACGATTACATGCATGTGATTGACCCAAACAAGATACATGTGGCCAGGAGCTCTCAAAGAGACTTGGCAATTTATGACTTACAGTTGATTTTTGTAGACTCGGGTCTTCTAAATGACGATTATATATCTGCCCCT TTTGGCACCAGCAGCAAcactatgatgatgatgacctcTTCAAACGTTACATGTATCGAAAGAGAGCGGGAGTCCTTGCTAACATTCAAACGAACCCTCTCGGATGGATTAAACCGTCTATCAACATGGACGGGAGTGGAATGTTGTGAGTGGCAGGGAGTTGGGTGTGACAAGAGAAACGGTCATGTTGTGAAACTTGATCTTCGAACTCCGGTGTCTTCCACGGGCGACTACGACTTTGTAAACACAGACAACTGGATCAGTGGTGAGGTAAGTTCTTCGTTACTGAATTTGAACCATTTACGTTACTTGGACATGAGTTTGAATAATTTCACTGGACAGATTCCTGAGTTCTTAGGGTCTTTTAAGTATTTAGAATACCTTAACCTCTCATTCTCAGGTTTTAGTGGTATAGTCCCTCATCATTTGGGAAATCTCTCGAGGTTACAATATCTTGATCTTTCCATGGATCGTTATTACTATCTCTCCTATATTCCCGGTCCCTATTATTATGATTCTCCCCTTTTAGTGGATGATATATGGTGGGTGTCTTCGATTTCATCGCTAAAGCACTTGGATTTATCAGGTATATCTATCGGTGAACATACTGATTGGTTCCATTCACTTAACATGCTACCATCTTTGCTTAAACTGAAATTGGCCTTCTGTGATATCAATTATATCCCTTCCATAAAGTTCATCAATTTTACATCTCTTAATTCACTCGATCTCTCTAAAAATGGTATGGACTCCACCATTCCTGTTTGGTTATCAAACCTTACCGAACTCATTCATCTAAACCTATATTATAACAACTTCCATGGTCGAATTCCTGATCATATTGGAACGTTGAGCTCTCTAGCATTTATTGACCTCTCGTCAAATTCCTTTGATTCTTCATTACCAGTTCAGTTTTCAAATTTGAGTAGCCTTGTTTTTTTGGATCTTAGCTACAATATGTTCCATGGCTTGTTTCCATCAGATGTGACGTTTTGTAATCTGTCTATTATTGTTTTGTCCGAGAATAACTTTGCGGAAGACCTTCCGAGTTTTATCAGAAACATGTTGCCTGATTGCTTGCGTAATAGTCTGAAGGATCTTGATCTTAGAGGGAACCAGTTCAGCGGGAGTATACCGGATAAGTTTGGAGAATATAGAAAACTTGAACACCTCATCCTTTCAGAAAATACACTGTCTGGTCCTATGCCTTCCTCGCTTGGTGGCCTATCATCTCTAAGAGTGCTGGATTTTTTCAATAATTCATTGAGTGGGAACATACCCACAACCTTTGGACTACTATCGAGCCTAGAAGAGTTAATTCTTAATAGTAATCAATTGAGTGGGATCATCCCCGGAAGCCTTGGGTTACTCTCCAGACTAGAAAAGCTAAATCTTGCTGGTAATCATTTTTTGAGTGGGAACGTTCCCACGAGCCTTGGGCAACTTTCAAACCTTGAATATCTAGATGTCTCCTGGAATTCATTGGTTGGGGAACTTTCAGAAAATCATTTTACCAGGATGAAGAATCTAACCTTCTTGCATTTGACTTCAAATTCATTAAGATTGAATGTCAGCTTTGGATGGATTCCTCCCTTCCAATTGCAGCATTTTGACGCAAGCTTCTGCAATATTGGACCCCAATTCCCAAATTGGCTTCAAACACAGGAAAATCTTGAGCAGTTATATCTGTCTAACTCAAGTATTAGAGATATGATACCAGAGTGGTTTGAGAATGTCTCGTCTCATATTTGGTACTTGGATCTGTCCCACAATCAGATCTATGGCAAACTGCCAAAGTTTCATAACACAAAATACCTGTTTTTGAACTCGAACAAATTTGAGGGATCATTCGATTTGTTCCCTTCATATGTGATAAATTTGGAACTCTCAGATAACTTACTATCGGGGCATGTTCCTTATACAAATGCAACAACGAACCCAGATCTGAATTTTGTTAAACTCTCAAACAACCGTTTAACCGGAAGTTTTCCAGTACACTTGTGCAAGGTGCTTAGTATTTTAGTTCTAGATTTATCAAATAATAAGTTTTCTGGTGTCTTTCCTCCATGTTTAGGGAACTTGAGTGGGTTGGAATCATTGGATCTTTCAGAGAACAACATTACAGGTGCTCTGCCAAGTTCATTGGGTTATTTGCCACAACTCATGTCATTGCACTTATACAGCAACAGATTAGAGGGGAATCTTCCCACATCGTTACAGAATTCAACGAAGTTGGTCACCATGGATTTAGGGAATAATTTGTTCACAGGTAATATCCCTCTATGGATTGGAGAAAAGCTGTTGAATCTTCGAACCTTAACTCTGCAGTTAAACAAGTTTATGGGAAAGATTCCACAACAACTTTGTCAACTCATTTTTCTTCAATATTTAAACTTGGCACACAATAACATAACCGGGAGGATCCCTCTTTGCTTTGGCAATTTAAGTGGCATGATCACGAATAAGCATGAAGAGTATTACAGTGGATCAGCATTCTATCAAGAAAACATTTGGGCTTCCACAAAGGGAACCCAGTTacagtacaccaagaatatacAGTTTCTTACATCCTTAGACCTCTCAAGCAACATGATTATTGGAGAAATTCCATATCTTTTGATGAATCTTGCCGGATTGCAGAACTTGAATCTTTCTGGTAACTTGCTACAAGGAAAGATTCCAGTTACAATTGGGAACTTAAAGGAAGTGGAATCTTTAGATCTGTCTATGAACAAGTTGACGGGTCCGGTTCCTCAAAGTTTGACTGGCTTGAACTTTCTAAGCCACTTGAACCTGTCGTTCAATAACTTATCTGGCCCAATTCCGACAGGAAGTCAATTGCAGACATTAAATGATTCGTCTATCTATAAAGGGAATATTGGGCTTTGTGGGCCGCCATTATCAAGGAGTTGCAAAGGGAACGACTCATCATACAATGATGTTGAGGAGATTAAAGGTCAAGATGACACAGAAGGCTTATGGTTTTATGTTGGCATGGGCCCAGGTTTCGCTGTTGGATTCATCGGACTACTTGGTAGTTTGCACTTTATAAAGAGTTGGAGGATCGCATATTTTGAGACTCTTGAGGATGTTTATGGTTGGTTAATCCTATCCATTCAATTGAATCTTGCTCGGCTAAGGAGGAAGCTTTTCTAG
- the LOC122592013 gene encoding receptor-like protein EIX1 encodes MDTTFLVMFTFLLLQIFGTSSSYTMITTSSNVTCIKRERESLLIFKQSLIDRLNRLSTWTGVECCQWEGVGCDRRNGHVVKLDLRTPVSFTGRTVYANNWLVGEVSPSLLNLTHLLYLDLSVNNFSGDIPEFLGAFSYLEYLNLSHSGFGGVVPHRLGNLSRLQYLDLNSNNIVKDSDGVRYSFGDYSLVMDDMSWVSSLSSLKHLDLSWVSIGTDTDWFHSVNTIPSLLTLNLASCDINLPSIKFTNLTFLSSLDLSSNNIDSTIPVWLSNLTNLMHLNLKDNSFYGQIPALLGTLTHLAYVDLSENYFNTSIPDLFSNLTGLVHLDLNANQFHGSFPPDMKLCNLSFLDLSANRFEGDLLNFMGNTSDCMLNSLKYLNLGYNQFNGSIPIKFMEMKKLEHLLLLVNEFSGPIPSSRGGVSCLRELDFFYNQLNGTIPASLGRISTMEKIDLSANQLSGNMPASIGLLSRLERLDLSVNQLSGNIPASFGLLSRLEKLDLFMNQLSGNIPESIGLLPRVKKLRFNDNRLSGNIPTSFGQLSTLESLDVSNNSLVGVLSEVHFSKMNNLSVLALSSNSLSFTVSSQWEPPFQLLEFDGDFCNIGPHFPNWLQTQKNLQTLNLSNSNIKDTIPEWFEDICLSSISNLDLSHNQISGKLPAFHGSGPLSLLKMNSNKFEGSLTSFPSNVMILDLSDNLLSGHVPQINATMNPDLNILSLAKNHFTGSVPIHFCNLFSIKILDLSQNKFSGRLPSCLGNLSSLRVIDVTNNMLSGIVPDSLGFLTQLKSLHLHNNKFQGNLPFSFQNLTELVTLDLGYNSFTGIIPSWNVENLPNLRILNLQLNKFTGKVPLQLCQLHALQHLNLAQNNISGTIPHCFGNLSGMMTNQVNSGYTIDYYDENIMASTKGKQLVYTKTIQFFTSLDLSSNNFVGEIPNVLMNLVGLKNLNLSRNLLDGQIPMSIGNLNQLESLDFSMNKLSGQIPQSLSSLNFLGYLNLSFNNLSGAIPIGNQLQTLVDPSIYEGNYGLCGPPLSRSCKGNEASYNHDDEDESQDEAEALWFYSGMAPGLAVGFIGLTSSLYFIRVWRLAYFEVIENVYGWTRLLILVTLARLQRKFF; translated from the coding sequence ATGGATACCACTTTTCTTGTCATGTTTACTTTCCTGTTGTTACAAATATTTGGTACTAGCAGCAGTTACACCATGATAACGACTTCTTCAAACGTTACATGTATCAAAAGAGAGCGCGAATCCTTGCTTATTTTCAAACAAAGCCTCATTGACAGATTAAATCGTCTGTCAACATGGACTGGAGTAGAATGTTGCCAGTGGGAGGGAGTTGGGTGTGACAGAAGAAATGGTCATGTTGTGAAACTTGATCTTCGAACTCCAGTGTCTTTCACGGGCAGGACTGTATACGCAAACAACTGGCTCGTAGGTGAGGTAAGCCCTTCGTTACTTAATTTGACGCATTTGCTTTACTTGGACTTGAGTGTGAATAACTTCTCAGGAGATATACCAGAATTCTTAGGGGCGTTTAGTTATTTAGAATACCTTAACCTCTCTCACTCAGGATTTGGCGGTGTAGTCCCTCATCGTCTAGGAAATCTCTCAAGGTTACAATATCTTGATCTTAATAGTAACAATATTGTCAAAGACAGTGATGGGGTCCGGTATTCTTTTGGTGATTATTCTTTAGTCATGGATGATATGTCGTGGGTATCTTCATTATCATCGTTAAAGCACTTAGATTTATCATGGGTATCTATTGGTACCGATACTGATTGGTTCCATTCAGTTAACACGATACCTTCTTTGCTTACGTTGAACTTGGCCTCGTGTGATATCAATCTCCCATCCATTAAGTTTACTAATCTTACGTTTCTTAGTTCACTTGATCTCTCTTCCAATAATATCGATTCCACCATTCCTGTCTGGTTATCCAACCTTACTAACCTCATGCATCTAAATCTTAAAGATAATTCTTTCTATGGTCAAATTCCAGCTTTGCTTGGAACATTGACCCATCTTGCTTACGTCGACCTTTctgaaaattattttaataccTCCATCCCAGATCTGTTTTCGAATTTGACTGGCCTCGTTCATCTAGATCTTAATGCAAATCAGTTCCATGGTTCATTTCCTCCGGATATGAAGCTATGCAATTTAAGTTTTCTTGACTTATCGGCGAACCGCTTTGAGGGAGACCTTTTGAATTTTATGGGAAACACTTCTGATTGCATGCTAAATAGTTTAAAGTATCTTAACCTTGGATACAACCAGTTCAACGGAAGCATTCCAATAAAGTTTATGGAAATGAAGAAGCTTGAACACCTTCTCCTTTTAGTAAATGAATTTTCTGGTCCTATACCTTCCTCACGTGGTGGTGTGTCATGTCTAAGAGAGCTAGATTTCTTTTATAATCAATTAAACGGGACCATACCAGCAAGCTTAGGACGAATTTCAACAATGGAAAAAATCGATCTTAGTGCTAACCAGTTGAGCGGGAACATGCCTGCAAGCATTGGACTACTCTCGAGGCTAGAAAGGCTTGATCTTTCGGTTAATCAGTTGAGTGGGAACATACCTGCAAGCTTTGGACTACTATCAAGGCTAGAAAAGCTTGATCTTTTTATGAATCAATTGAGTGGGAACATACCTGAGAGCATTGGACTACTTCCCAGGGTAAAAAAGCTTCGTTTTAATGATAATCGGTTAAGTGGGAACATTCCCACGAGTTTTGGACAACTTTCGACCCTTGAAAGCTTAGATGTCTCCAATAATTCATTAGTTGGGGTTCTATCTGAAGTTCACTTTAGCAAAATGAATAATCTAAGTGTCTTGGCATTGTCTTCAAACTCATTATCATTTACGGTAAGCTCTCAATGGGAGCCTCCCTTCCAATTACTTGAATTTGATGGAGACTTCTGCAACATTGGACCTCATTTCCCAAACTGGcttcaaacacaaaaaaatctTCAGACATTAAAtctttcaaattcaaatatcaAAGATACCATACCAGAGTGGTTTGAGGACATCTGCTTGTCTTCTATTTCCAAcctggatttgtcccacaaccAGATTAGTGGCAAACTGCCAGCATTTCATGGCTCTGGTCCATTAAGTCTTTTGAAGATGAACTCAAACAAATTTGAGGGATCACTTACTTCATTTCCTTCAAATGTCATGATTTTAGATCTATCAGATAACTTATTGTCTGGACATGTTCCTCAGATCAATGCAACGATGAACCCAGATTTGAATATTCTTAGTCTTGCAAAAAATCATTTCACGGGCTCTGTTCCAATACATTTCTGCAACTTGTTTAGTATCAAAATTTTGGATTTATCGCAGAATAAGTTCTCTGGAAGGCTTCCTAGTTGCTTAGGTAACTTGAGTAGTTTGCGAGTGATAGATGTTACAAATAACATGCTAAGTGGTATTGTTCCAGATTCATTGGGCTTTCTTACACAACTCAAGTCATTGCACTTGCATAACAACAAATTTCAGGGGAATCTCCCATTTTCTTTTCAGAATTTGACAGAATTGGTTACCTTGGATTTAGGGTACAATTCTTTCACGGGTATTATCCCATCTTGGAATGTAGAAAATCTTCCGAACCTTAGAATCTTGAATCTCCAATTAAACAAGTTTACAGGAAAAGTTCCGCTACAACTTTGCCAACTCCATGCTCTTCAACATTTAAACTTGGCACAAAATAACATAAGTGGGACAATCCCTCATTGCTTCGGTAATTTAAGTGGTATGATGACTAATCAAGTTAACTCAGGATACACAATCGATTACTATGATGAAAATATTATGGCTTCCACGAAGGGAAAACAATTGGTGTACACCAAGACGATACAGTTTTTTACATCCTTAGATCTTTCAAGCAACAACTTTGTTGGAGAGATTCCAAATGTATTGATGAATCTTGTGGGATTAAAGAACTTGAATCTTTCGAGAAACCTTCTAGATGGGCAGATTCCAATGTCGATTGGAAATCTAAATCAATTGGAATCTTTAGATTTCTCGATGAACAAGCTTTCTGGTCAGATTCCTCAAAGTCTGTCTAGTTTGAACTTTCTAGGCTATTTGAATTTGTCATTCAATAACTTATCTGGTGCAATCCCGATTGGAAATCAGCTCCAAACTCTAGTCGATCCATCTATTTATGAAGGGAACTACGGACTATGTGGACCGCCGCTATCAAGGAGTTGCAAAGGAAATGAAGCCTCATACAAtcatgatgatgaagatgaaagtCAAGATGAAGCTGAAGCCTTGTGGTTTTATAGTGGCATGGCTCCGGGTTTAGCTGTGGGGTTTATTGGACTAACTAGTAGCTTGTACTTTATCAGGGTTTGGAGGTTGGCTTACTTTGAGGTTATCGAGAATGTTTACGGTTGGACAAGGTTGTTAATTCTAGTGACTCTTGCTCGACTACAGAGAAAGTTTTTCTAG
- the LOC122603323 gene encoding uncharacterized protein LOC122603323, producing the protein MSLPPISIDLPFFTLLEMKDLYFLLLETFRAYKMKKGFKNMCTGNASTSTLNQKNSPELVSFPESNSHSQQPTLEEMIKQLDLEEKMASRQSLDHLHHRMSCVNSSDILRSARNALNQYPRFSLDGKDAMYRSSFRNFDHVTANIRNRPSLDRSRRPCLPAKVAGERVIWCKPSVVGKLMGLEAIPIPVRLKHRKNSCLVRKQNMRNSDRQAMERRKVDSNHGVNGSCSRPTTGYCVMKPVAVEIH; encoded by the coding sequence ATGTCATTACCACCAATATCCATTGATCTACCTTTTTTTACTCTATTAGAAATGAAAGACTTGTATTTCCTCCTCCTTGAGACCTTCCGAGCTTACAAGATGAAGAAAGGCTTCAAAAACATGTGCACTGGTAATGCCTCGACTTCTACTCTCAACCAGAAAAACTCCCCTGAATTGGTCAGTTTTCCGGAAAGCAACAGCCATTCACAGCAGCCCACCCTGGAGGAGATGATCAAGCAGCTGGACTTGGAAGAGAAAATGGCGTCTAGACAAAGCCTAGACCACCTTCACCACCGGATGTCGTGTGTCAACAGTTCAGACATCTTGCGGTCTGCCAGAAATGCTCTAAATCAGTATCCTAGGTTCTCTCTTGATGGCAAGGATGCAATGTATCGATCTTCTTTTCGTAATTTTGATCATGTCACCGCAAATATAAGAAACCGGCCATCACTGGATCGTAGTCGTCGTCCGTGTTTGCCTGCAAAAGTTGCGGGGGAGAGGGTTATCTGGTGCAAACCGAGTGTGGTAGGTAAGCTAATGGGACTGGAGGCGATTCCCATTCCTGTAAGACTAAAGCATAGGAAGAACTCTTGTCTTGttagaaaacaaaatatgaGAAACTCTGATAGACAAGCAATGGAGAGGAGAAAAGTTGATAGCAATCATGGTGTAAACGGTTCGTGTTCAAGACCCACCACCGGATACTGTGTGATGAAGCCGGTTGCAGTAGAGATACATTAA